In a genomic window of Oreochromis aureus strain Israel breed Guangdong linkage group 13, ZZ_aureus, whole genome shotgun sequence:
- the LOC120443428 gene encoding polymeric immunoglobulin receptor-like: MFEVYSLTGMAAHLIILLLFSVLKGVHSITTVRKVSVKAGKSISIPCLYEFQYKNHVKYLCEGYDWTFCRYAVKTNEADPSGKYSISDDKKLKVFTVTINQLAHKNTDYWCALDITNGQDYGQYFQLSVTRGTPSVFVDHQTITGYIGESITIRCHHSNSGEMKWCRLGRSCVTGSSGSIDGAAVTAHMRDPNVFTVTMSGLRSKDSGWYWCAKGDIQIPVYLNVTQKPITTYTPTNTTSRTTRTATTIHTVATIEQGKNSTIGENKHRASFDPRILIIPLSVFIWIVIVVLFIWFILRHKQSKADSSVTPVAEEEIIYCDVRPKKRSLAKVDTEVTYSEVRLNKKGKRSFAESEMEILYSSVVTKQRMKRGDGKDTGVTLEHIS; the protein is encoded by the exons ATGTTTGAAGTCTACTCACTCACAGGCATGGCTGCTCATCTCATCATTCTTCTTCTCTTCAGTGTGCTCAAAG GAGTTCACAGCATAACTACAGTCAGAAAAGTCTCAGTGAAAGCTGGAAAATCTATCTCCATCCCATGTCTCTATGAGTTCCAATACAAAAACCATGTGAAGTACTTGTGTGAAGGATATGATTGGACGTTCTGCAGatatgcagtaaaaacaaacgAAGCAGACCCTTCAGGAAAATATTCAATCTCTGATGACAAAAAACTGAAAGTTTTTACTGTGACTATAAACCAGCTGGCACATAAAAACACTGATTACTGGTGTGCACTGGATATTACTAACGGACAGGATTATGGACAGTATTTTCAGCTGTCAGTTACCAGAG GTACTCCAAGTGTCTTTGTGGATCATCAGACGATTACAGGATATATTGGAGAAAGCATAACCATCAGATGTCACCACAGTAACTCTGGAGAAATGAAGTGGTGCAGGCTGGGCAGGAGCTGTGTGACAGGATCATCTGGATCCATAGATGGTGCAGCAGTGACCGCTCACATGAGAGACccaaatgttttcacagtgaccATGAGTGGACTAAGGTCAAAGGACAGTGGCTGGTATTGGTGTGCTAAAGGGGACATTCAGATACCAgtatatttaaatgttactCAGAAACCGATCACTA cCTATACCCCTACTAATACTACCAGTCGTACTACCCGCACTGCTACTACTATTCATACTGTTGCAACAATCGAACAAGGGAAAAATTCTACAATAGGAGAAAATAAACACAG AGCTTCATTTGACCCAAGGATCCTCATCATCCCTCTGAGTGTGTTCATATGGATTGTAATTGTGGTGTTGTTCATCTGGTTTATATTGAGACACA aGCAGAGTAAAGCAGACTCATCAGTCACACCAGTG GCTGAAGAGGAAATAATATACTGTGATGTTAGACCCAAGAAAAGAAGTTTAGCCAAG GTGGATACGGAAGTAACATACTCTGAAGTTAGACTCAACAAAAAAGGGAAG AGGTCATTTGCTGAAAGTGAAATGGAAATCTTGTACAGTTCTGTTGTTACGAAACAACGCATGAAAAGG GGTGACGGAAAAGACACAGGAGTTACATTAGAGCACATTAGCTAG
- the LOC120443265 gene encoding polymeric immunoglobulin receptor-like isoform X1, with protein sequence MAAHLIVLFLFSVLKGVHSITIVSKVSVKAGKSISIPCLYHYQYTDHVKYLCKGYFWTSCRHAVKTNEPDPSGKYLISDDKKQQIFTVTVNHLTNQNTHYWCVVEINNGPDHGQYFQLLVTNGTPSLYVDHQRITGYIGENITIRCHHSNSGEMKWCRLDRNCVTGSPGSIDGTTVTAHMSEPNVFTATMSGLKSENSGWYWCAKGDIQIPVYLTVTENTTTTPTTISITSHAVAGNGKITTMEQWNNFTIVENKQHRASFPPKILIIPLSVLIVIVIVVLFIWFILRHIEQSKAESSATAMVGEEVTYSEVITKKKCSPKAGDKVTYSEVRPKKKRLPKAEGKETEVTYSVLANLY encoded by the exons ATGGCTGCTCATCTCATCGTTCTTTTCCTCTTCAGTGTGCTAAAAG GAGTTCACAGCATAACTATAGTCAGTAAAGTTTCAGTAAAAGCTGGAAAATCTATCTCCATCCCATGTCTCTATCACTACCAATACACAGACCATGTGAAGTACTTGTGTAAAGGATATTTTTGGACGTCCTGCAGACATGCAGTGAAAACAAATGAACCAGACCCTTCAGGAAAATATTTAATCTCCGAtgacaaaaaacagcaaattttCACTGTGACTGTAAACCATCTGACAAATCAAAACACTCATTACTGGTGTGTGGTGGAGATTAATAATGGACCAGATCATGGACAGTATTTTCAGCTTTTAGTCACCAATG GTACTCCCAGTCTCTATGTTGATCATCAGAGGATTACAGGATATATTGGAGAAAACATAACCATCAGATGTCACCACAGTAACTCTGGAGAAATGAAGTGGTGCAGGCTGGACAGGAACTGTGTGACAGGATCACCTGGATCTATAGATGGAACAACAGTGACCGCTCATATGAGCGaaccaaatgttttcacagcGACCATGAGTGGACTAAAGTCAGAGAACAGTGGCTGGTATTGGTGTGCTAAAGGGGACATTCAGATACCAGTATATTTAACTGTTACTGAGAACACTA CCACTACCCCTACTACTATCAGTATTACTTCTCACGCTGTTGCTGGAAATGGAAAAATTACTACAATGGAGCAATGGAATAATTTTACAATTGTagaaaataaacaacacag AGCTTCATTTCCCCCAAAGATCCTCATCATCCCTCTGAGTGTTTTGATCGTGATCGTAATTGTGGTGCTGTTCATCTGGTTTATACTGAGACACA TAGAACAGAGCAAAGCAGAATCATCAGCCACAGCAATG GTTGGAGAGGAAGTAACATACTCTGAAGTTATAACCAAGAAAAAATGTTCACCCAAG GCTGGAGACAAAGTAACATACTCTGAAGTCAGACCCAAGAAAAAACGTTTACCCAAG GctgaaggaaaagaaacagaagttaCATACAGCGTATTAGCTAATCTCTACTGA
- the LOC120443265 gene encoding polymeric immunoglobulin receptor-like isoform X2, giving the protein MAAHLIVLFLFSVLKGVHSITIVSKVSVKAGKSISIPCLYHYQYTDHVKYLCKGYFWTSCRHAVKTNEPDPSGKYLISDDKKQQIFTVTVNHLTNQNTHYWCVVEINNGPDHGQYFQLLVTNGTPSLYVDHQRITGYIGENITIRCHHSNSGEMKWCRLDRNCVTGSPGSIDGTTVTAHMSEPNVFTATMSGLKSENSGWYWCAKGDIQIPVYLTVTENTTTTPTTISITSHAVAGNGKITTMEQWNNFTIVENKQHRASFPPKILIIPLSVLIVIVIVVLFIWFILRHKQSKAESSATAMVGEEVTYSEVITKKKCSPKAGDKVTYSEVRPKKKRLPKAEGKETEVTYSVLANLY; this is encoded by the exons ATGGCTGCTCATCTCATCGTTCTTTTCCTCTTCAGTGTGCTAAAAG GAGTTCACAGCATAACTATAGTCAGTAAAGTTTCAGTAAAAGCTGGAAAATCTATCTCCATCCCATGTCTCTATCACTACCAATACACAGACCATGTGAAGTACTTGTGTAAAGGATATTTTTGGACGTCCTGCAGACATGCAGTGAAAACAAATGAACCAGACCCTTCAGGAAAATATTTAATCTCCGAtgacaaaaaacagcaaattttCACTGTGACTGTAAACCATCTGACAAATCAAAACACTCATTACTGGTGTGTGGTGGAGATTAATAATGGACCAGATCATGGACAGTATTTTCAGCTTTTAGTCACCAATG GTACTCCCAGTCTCTATGTTGATCATCAGAGGATTACAGGATATATTGGAGAAAACATAACCATCAGATGTCACCACAGTAACTCTGGAGAAATGAAGTGGTGCAGGCTGGACAGGAACTGTGTGACAGGATCACCTGGATCTATAGATGGAACAACAGTGACCGCTCATATGAGCGaaccaaatgttttcacagcGACCATGAGTGGACTAAAGTCAGAGAACAGTGGCTGGTATTGGTGTGCTAAAGGGGACATTCAGATACCAGTATATTTAACTGTTACTGAGAACACTA CCACTACCCCTACTACTATCAGTATTACTTCTCACGCTGTTGCTGGAAATGGAAAAATTACTACAATGGAGCAATGGAATAATTTTACAATTGTagaaaataaacaacacag AGCTTCATTTCCCCCAAAGATCCTCATCATCCCTCTGAGTGTTTTGATCGTGATCGTAATTGTGGTGCTGTTCATCTGGTTTATACTGAGACACA AACAGAGCAAAGCAGAATCATCAGCCACAGCAATG GTTGGAGAGGAAGTAACATACTCTGAAGTTATAACCAAGAAAAAATGTTCACCCAAG GCTGGAGACAAAGTAACATACTCTGAAGTCAGACCCAAGAAAAAACGTTTACCCAAG GctgaaggaaaagaaacagaagttaCATACAGCGTATTAGCTAATCTCTACTGA